One region of Ardenticatena maritima genomic DNA includes:
- a CDS encoding C25 family cysteine peptidase, with amino-acid sequence MRTRFWLFFCTLGFLGLMLFAPLFLPVTEAFQRPPQTLVVDVQTPDATRLIVRLEVPEPQLTLQQEGASTFTQVMLDGADIKHEPGMPALPRLAYLVGLPPEGSARVILRAADVETIALDAPPLPSLEPARQEAEWAPGRLARGALARSILAAQPLWPALPVVLRDEAWVRSQRVARLEIAPVQYDARANTLRWYRSLEVEVLFDGVSSAQTSSASVQNTPFDQILAASLLNAEQAQAWRTSQPPVAATQTTTSLGPRYKIEVNEDGLYRLTYADLVAAGFDPTGVDPHFFRMVHQDQDVAILVEGEADGQFDPGDAILFYGQRYVGDITNQEHYTSTNAYWLLVDDTPGLRMTTSDAAPSGSAQVVTSHETTATFDAANVYWSWHFADGGYTTPQETFFAEKIAINTFGTPVATRTYTLTLHAVADEPFSATLSASAIGYSTVGNRRAAYTVNGASPTISTTWMFRNRGTAQGQIPGSVLVDGVNSVQAVFTQLTTGADTIYFDDIVLTYRQALQANNDLLLFNGNGVGTWEYHVDGFSGSDIRVFDITVPTTPILLTSTQQAPTSNGYQVAFERNHGPTQRFAAVGPTGYKQPLRVSYYEPPDLKSTTNGADYIVITHRAFMTQAQALAAYRAGQGLRTKVVDVEDLYNEFNDGRWGPAAIRNFLAYAYENWQAPPPTYVVLFGYGHWNGQGFDAYPHPTNFLPPNMTWADPWQGEVDSANRLVAVVGDDILPDMLVGRIVVSDSVGAWAVVSKTIAYEQAGWQPYQQRVTFVADNNDDAGNFVAFSESAIARITSTHPSYAVDRFYLDEYKAQGLCASGQCAALTEDLTRTLTVSGTQFLSYVGHASVDRWAHEYLMDVETAEALQNGPRLPIVLSMDCLDGYYFYPGKMSLAQTFIQNPNGGAVATFSPTGLGVATGHAIMQEAMFDAMWRDGEWTLGQAALVGKLALYASGWSYDLIDTFTIYGDPALQIPTGFDVALSPASAEMTTGGGQNVAYTLVLTNAGHFTDTFDLSVSGNTWPTTVAPMSITLAPAVTTTLNVTVSVPLMPATVSDTVIVRAQSRGDTSKYAEATLITNVLYRVFAPLIVR; translated from the coding sequence ATGCGTACTCGTTTTTGGCTTTTTTTCTGCACGCTTGGGTTCCTGGGATTGATGCTCTTTGCACCCTTGTTTTTGCCTGTGACGGAGGCGTTTCAGCGCCCCCCGCAGACGCTTGTTGTTGACGTCCAGACGCCTGACGCAACGCGCTTGATTGTTCGTCTGGAAGTGCCGGAGCCGCAATTGACGCTGCAGCAGGAAGGGGCGTCAACGTTCACGCAGGTCATGCTGGATGGGGCGGACATCAAGCATGAGCCGGGGATGCCGGCTTTGCCACGCCTCGCTTACCTCGTCGGGTTGCCGCCGGAAGGAAGCGCGCGTGTGATTCTGCGGGCGGCTGATGTGGAAACCATTGCCCTGGACGCTCCGCCATTGCCCTCACTCGAACCGGCGCGCCAGGAAGCGGAATGGGCGCCAGGGCGGTTGGCGCGTGGCGCGCTTGCCCGCTCGATACTGGCGGCGCAGCCCTTGTGGCCGGCGTTGCCTGTGGTGTTGCGCGATGAAGCCTGGGTACGCTCTCAGCGCGTGGCGCGCCTGGAAATTGCGCCTGTGCAGTATGATGCCCGTGCGAACACCTTGCGCTGGTATCGCTCGCTGGAAGTGGAAGTGCTCTTTGACGGCGTTTCTTCCGCGCAAACATCCTCAGCCTCAGTGCAAAATACACCTTTCGACCAGATTCTGGCCGCCAGCCTCTTGAACGCTGAACAAGCACAGGCCTGGCGCACATCACAACCGCCTGTGGCAGCGACGCAAACCACAACCTCGTTGGGACCACGCTACAAGATTGAAGTGAATGAAGACGGTCTCTACCGCCTGACCTATGCCGACCTGGTGGCGGCGGGGTTCGACCCCACGGGCGTTGATCCGCACTTCTTCCGTATGGTGCACCAGGACCAGGATGTGGCGATTCTGGTGGAAGGGGAAGCCGACGGGCAGTTCGACCCCGGCGATGCCATTCTTTTCTACGGCCAACGCTATGTCGGCGATATCACCAATCAGGAGCATTACACCTCGACGAATGCGTATTGGCTGCTTGTGGATGATACCCCCGGCTTGCGTATGACCACGAGCGACGCTGCGCCGTCCGGTTCCGCGCAAGTGGTGACCAGCCATGAAACCACGGCGACTTTCGATGCCGCGAATGTCTATTGGTCGTGGCACTTTGCCGACGGTGGGTATACCACGCCTCAAGAAACATTCTTTGCCGAGAAAATCGCCATCAACACCTTTGGGACACCTGTTGCGACGCGCACGTACACGCTCACGCTGCATGCCGTTGCCGATGAGCCGTTTTCGGCGACGTTGTCGGCTTCTGCGATTGGCTATTCGACGGTGGGCAATCGCCGCGCGGCGTATACCGTCAATGGGGCGTCGCCAACGATAAGCACGACATGGATGTTCCGTAATCGCGGCACTGCACAGGGGCAGATTCCGGGCAGCGTGTTGGTGGATGGCGTCAATAGTGTGCAGGCTGTTTTTACGCAACTGACAACCGGCGCGGATACGATTTACTTTGACGATATTGTCCTGACATACCGCCAGGCCTTGCAAGCCAATAACGACCTGTTGCTCTTCAATGGGAATGGTGTTGGCACCTGGGAGTACCATGTAGATGGCTTTTCGGGGAGCGATATCCGCGTGTTTGATATCACTGTCCCGACAACCCCCATTTTGCTTACCAGCACCCAACAAGCGCCAACGTCCAATGGGTATCAGGTGGCGTTTGAGCGCAACCATGGTCCGACGCAACGCTTTGCCGCCGTAGGACCCACCGGCTACAAACAGCCGCTGCGTGTTTCCTACTACGAGCCGCCCGATTTGAAGAGCACAACCAACGGTGCAGACTACATTGTCATTACGCACCGCGCTTTCATGACGCAAGCGCAGGCGCTGGCGGCGTATCGTGCGGGGCAGGGGTTACGCACGAAGGTGGTGGATGTCGAAGACCTTTACAATGAATTCAATGATGGGCGTTGGGGACCGGCGGCGATTCGCAATTTCCTGGCGTATGCCTACGAAAACTGGCAAGCCCCGCCGCCCACGTATGTTGTGCTCTTTGGGTATGGGCACTGGAACGGGCAGGGGTTTGACGCCTATCCTCACCCCACCAATTTCTTGCCGCCCAACATGACATGGGCAGACCCCTGGCAGGGCGAGGTGGATAGCGCTAACCGCCTTGTTGCCGTTGTCGGCGATGATATTTTGCCCGATATGCTTGTGGGGCGCATTGTGGTTTCCGATTCGGTGGGGGCGTGGGCGGTTGTGAGCAAGACCATCGCGTATGAACAGGCTGGCTGGCAGCCCTACCAGCAACGCGTCACCTTCGTGGCTGACAATAACGATGACGCCGGCAATTTTGTGGCGTTTAGCGAAAGCGCCATTGCCCGCATTACGTCCACACATCCCTCGTATGCGGTTGACCGCTTTTACCTTGATGAATACAAAGCGCAAGGTCTCTGCGCCAGTGGTCAATGTGCCGCATTGACTGAAGATTTGACGCGCACATTGACTGTTTCGGGTACACAATTTCTTTCGTATGTAGGGCATGCCTCTGTTGACAGATGGGCGCATGAATACCTGATGGATGTCGAGACGGCGGAGGCGCTCCAAAACGGGCCTCGGCTGCCGATTGTGCTTTCAATGGACTGCCTGGATGGCTACTACTTCTACCCCGGCAAGATGAGTTTGGCGCAGACCTTTATTCAGAACCCAAATGGCGGCGCGGTGGCGACCTTCTCGCCGACGGGGTTGGGCGTGGCGACCGGACATGCCATCATGCAGGAAGCCATGTTCGACGCCATGTGGCGCGACGGTGAATGGACGCTGGGGCAGGCGGCGCTGGTTGGCAAATTGGCCTTGTACGCCAGTGGGTGGAGTTACGATTTGATTGACACGTTCACGATTTATGGCGACCCGGCGTTGCAGATTCCCACAGGCTTTGATGTGGCGCTTTCGCCGGCAAGTGCCGAGATGACAACTGGCGGTGGGCAAAATGTGGCGTATACACTCGTTTTGACGAATGCGGGGCACTTCACGGATACCTTTGACCTTTCGGTAAGCGGCAATACCTGGCCGACAACAGTTGCGCCGATGAGTATCACGCTCGCGCCGGCTGTCACGACGACGCTCAATGTGACCGTGAGTGTGCCTCTCATGCCCGCAACGGTCTCGGATACGGTGATTGTGCGAGCCCAATCGCGCGGTGATACATCCAAATACGCCGAAGCCACGCTCATCACCAACGTGCTGTATCGCGTATTCGCGCCGCTGATTGTCCGATGA